A genomic stretch from Bordetella sp. N includes:
- a CDS encoding ABC transporter ATP-binding protein, with the protein MPMLEVDNLTVRYGRLEAVRAASFKVEAGQIVALIGSNGAGKSSSLKAVIGLAPAASGRIRLDGRDITTLAPAARVAGGLALSPEGRRLFGRMSVQDNLLTGAHGVRSSAIRKRTLEEIYALFPRVLERRAQLAGSLSGGEQQMVAIGRAMMANPRLLMLDEPSLGIAPKIVAEIASAIERINRDKQLAIVLVEQNARLALRLSHQAYALEHGEIVRSGQGAELLADPFVQKAYLGV; encoded by the coding sequence ATGCCCATGCTTGAGGTGGACAATCTGACGGTGCGTTACGGTCGCCTGGAAGCCGTGCGCGCGGCCAGTTTCAAGGTGGAAGCAGGCCAGATCGTGGCGCTGATCGGGTCCAATGGCGCGGGGAAGAGTTCGTCGCTGAAGGCGGTGATCGGCCTGGCGCCGGCCGCGTCTGGCCGCATCCGCCTGGATGGGCGTGACATCACCACCTTGGCGCCCGCTGCCCGTGTGGCGGGCGGCCTGGCGCTGTCCCCGGAAGGGCGGCGCCTGTTCGGCCGCATGTCGGTGCAGGACAATCTGCTGACCGGCGCGCACGGCGTGCGGTCCAGCGCGATACGCAAGCGGACGCTGGAAGAGATCTACGCCTTGTTTCCGCGGGTGCTGGAACGGCGCGCGCAATTGGCGGGGTCCTTGTCGGGTGGGGAGCAGCAGATGGTGGCCATCGGGCGGGCGATGATGGCCAATCCGCGCCTGTTGATGCTGGACGAACCGTCGCTGGGCATCGCGCCCAAGATCGTGGCGGAGATCGCGTCCGCCATCGAACGCATCAATCGCGACAAGCAGCTGGCGATTGTGCTGGTGGAGCAGAATGCGCGGCTGGCGCTGCGCCTGTCGCATCAGGCCTATGCCTTGGAGCATGGCGAGATCGTGCGGTCCGGGCAGGGGGCCGAGTTGTTGGCGGATCCTTTCGTGCAGAAAGCTTATCTGGGAGTGTGA
- a CDS encoding branched-chain amino acid ABC transporter permease, translating to MATQATVNGLIIGLLYLLMAVGFTLVFGVMRMVNFAHGEFYMLGAFGAYFLTSSLELPFAAAVAVTFAGAVAGGALLEWGVLQPFRRDELNGMIATIGLAMILQNVALMFFGPDPLSMPPVAEGVTRFGKVVIPTARLYVVLFACVVLALLYGFLRYSKPGRALRAVVEDSEIASIQGIRSRIYYPLGFGLGVGLAAVAGALMAPLFSVSPFVGAAPLLKAFIVVILGGLGSIPGAAAAGLLLGLVESYASLLLSGSTADMLIFAIVIVMLVARPKGLLGRGEV from the coding sequence TTGGCAACCCAGGCCACGGTCAACGGCCTGATCATCGGCTTGCTGTACCTGCTGATGGCGGTGGGCTTCACCCTGGTCTTCGGGGTGATGCGCATGGTCAACTTCGCGCACGGCGAGTTCTACATGCTGGGCGCTTTCGGCGCCTACTTCCTGACCAGCTCGCTGGAGCTGCCTTTCGCGGCGGCCGTGGCGGTGACCTTCGCCGGCGCGGTGGCCGGCGGGGCGCTGCTGGAATGGGGCGTGTTGCAGCCGTTTCGGCGCGATGAACTCAACGGCATGATCGCCACCATCGGCCTGGCCATGATCCTGCAGAACGTCGCCTTGATGTTCTTCGGCCCCGATCCGCTGTCCATGCCACCCGTGGCGGAGGGCGTGACGCGCTTCGGCAAGGTGGTGATTCCAACGGCGCGGCTGTATGTGGTGCTGTTCGCGTGCGTGGTGCTGGCCCTGCTGTATGGCTTCCTGCGCTATTCGAAGCCGGGCCGCGCCTTGCGCGCGGTGGTGGAGGACAGCGAGATCGCCTCCATCCAGGGCATACGTTCGCGCATCTATTACCCCTTGGGCTTCGGCCTGGGCGTGGGCCTGGCTGCCGTGGCGGGAGCCTTGATGGCGCCGCTGTTCTCGGTGTCGCCCTTCGTCGGCGCGGCGCCGCTGCTCAAGGCCTTCATCGTGGTGATCCTGGGTGGGCTGGGCAGTATTCCGGGCGCGGCGGCGGCGGGGCTGCTGCTGGGTCTGGTGGAAAGCTATGCCAGCCTGCTGTTGTCGGGCAGCACCGCGGACATGCTGATCTTCGCCATCGTCATCGTGATGCTCGTGGCGCGGCCCAAAGGCCTGCTGGGCAGGGGAGAGGTCTGA
- a CDS encoding ABC transporter ATP-binding protein, with the protein MTSALLQVENLSRRFGGLVALRGLSFSVSEGEIVGLIGPNGAGKTTAFNVISGTMPASGGQIRFNGADLTGGPPSRAVGHGLVRTFQSAATYPEVAVAENVYRGLLPRITGTVLHRGSGRDAAGRRAGELRPDQVRGEIQRLLQMTDLAAWADAPAGSLAYGLQKKLGIAVALAARPRMLLLDEPAAGLNHEECNELGRLLLSLRDKHGLTLLLVEHHMALVMALCQRIVVLVQGEKIAEGTPAQVRADPAVIEAYLGAPDYAHA; encoded by the coding sequence ATGACCAGCGCCTTGCTGCAAGTCGAAAACCTGTCGCGCCGTTTCGGCGGGCTGGTGGCCCTGCGTGGCCTGTCGTTTTCCGTGAGCGAGGGCGAGATCGTCGGTTTGATCGGCCCGAATGGCGCCGGCAAGACCACGGCTTTCAACGTGATCAGCGGCACCATGCCAGCCAGCGGCGGACAGATCCGCTTCAACGGCGCCGACCTGACCGGCGGACCGCCCAGCCGCGCCGTCGGCCATGGACTGGTGCGCACCTTCCAGTCGGCCGCGACGTATCCCGAGGTCGCCGTGGCGGAGAACGTCTATCGTGGCCTGTTGCCGCGTATCACCGGCACGGTGCTGCACCGGGGCTCAGGCCGCGACGCCGCCGGGCGGCGCGCGGGCGAACTGCGGCCGGACCAGGTACGCGGCGAGATCCAGAGGCTGCTGCAGATGACGGATCTGGCGGCCTGGGCCGATGCGCCCGCCGGCAGCCTGGCCTATGGTCTGCAGAAGAAACTGGGTATCGCGGTGGCGCTGGCGGCGCGGCCGCGCATGCTGCTGCTGGACGAACCGGCCGCCGGACTCAACCACGAGGAATGCAATGAACTGGGCCGTCTGCTGCTAAGCCTGCGTGACAAGCACGGCCTGACCTTGCTGCTGGTGGAGCATCACATGGCCCTGGTCATGGCCTTGTGCCAGCGCATCGTCGTGCTGGTGCAGGGCGAGAAGATCGCCGAAGGCACGCCGGCGCAAGTGCGGGCCGATCCGGCCGTGATCGAGGCCTATCTGGGAGCGCCTGACTATGCCCATGCTTGA
- a CDS encoding ABC transporter substrate-binding protein, with the protein MKKQNLAGLIAALSIASATPALAQAQGQDTLTLGALVTLSGAGAAWGQGMKNAAEIAADQVNKAGGLEVGGKKYQVKVVAYDDKYQANEAVTVANRLVFEDKVKYIIGPVGSAPVLAIQPITEKNGVILMTLGFTAKALAADKPYTFRPNVTTAEVSQPQIDWLVKHEGLKKVGALFPNDETGQQIAQDLAGAYKKAGADLAAKEFFERDRVDFVPMLTRMLASGIDAIELDGNSPATAGMIVKQARELGYTGKIVRTGGPATQEIINVAGKSSTQGMFVHTPVDPELASTKAYAALYAARYKQPMNGFSPAFYDGTNLLFEAMRRAGTVTDTAKVRQELEKISGYDGALGKLNWTGKAMYGIDHQLDAPFYVAEVKDGKEVIRARCTVAGCQ; encoded by the coding sequence CGCAAGGCCAGGACACGCTGACCCTCGGCGCGCTGGTCACGCTGTCCGGCGCGGGCGCGGCCTGGGGCCAGGGCATGAAGAATGCCGCGGAGATCGCGGCCGATCAGGTCAACAAGGCCGGCGGCCTGGAGGTGGGCGGCAAGAAGTACCAGGTCAAGGTCGTCGCCTACGACGACAAGTACCAGGCCAATGAAGCGGTGACGGTGGCCAATCGCCTGGTGTTCGAGGACAAGGTCAAGTACATCATCGGTCCCGTGGGCTCGGCGCCGGTCCTGGCCATCCAGCCCATCACGGAGAAGAACGGCGTCATCCTGATGACGCTGGGCTTCACCGCCAAGGCGCTGGCGGCGGACAAGCCCTATACCTTCCGTCCCAACGTCACGACGGCGGAAGTGTCGCAGCCGCAGATCGACTGGCTGGTCAAGCATGAAGGCCTGAAGAAGGTCGGCGCGCTGTTCCCTAATGACGAGACCGGGCAGCAGATCGCCCAGGATCTGGCCGGCGCCTACAAGAAGGCGGGTGCCGACCTGGCCGCCAAGGAATTCTTCGAGCGCGATCGCGTCGACTTCGTGCCCATGCTCACCCGCATGCTGGCCAGCGGCATCGACGCCATCGAGCTGGACGGCAATTCGCCCGCCACCGCGGGCATGATCGTCAAGCAGGCGCGCGAACTGGGCTATACCGGCAAGATCGTGCGTACCGGCGGGCCCGCCACGCAGGAGATCATCAACGTCGCGGGCAAGTCCTCGACCCAGGGCATGTTCGTGCATACCCCCGTCGATCCGGAACTGGCCTCCACCAAGGCTTATGCCGCGCTCTACGCCGCCAGGTACAAACAGCCCATGAACGGCTTCAGCCCGGCTTTCTACGACGGTACCAATCTGCTGTTCGAGGCGATGCGCCGCGCCGGCACGGTCACCGACACCGCCAAGGTGCGCCAGGAACTGGAGAAAATCAGCGGCTACGACGGCGCGCTGGGCAAGCTGAACTGGACCGGCAAGGCCATGTACGGCATCGATCATCAACTCGACGCACCGTTCTACGTGGCCGAGGTGAAGGATGGCAAGGAAGTCATCCGCGCCCGCTGCACGGTGGCCGGTTGCCAGTGA
- a CDS encoding branched-chain amino acid ABC transporter permease — MNTFVFPATARDGRGRAGALGLVLLAILAVLPWFGGPFVLHLAILTCLNAVMVCGLALIARCGQLSLGHAAFVAIGAYVSVLADRLWQWSFLPSAALGALAAGLVALLLGWVILRLRGVYFVLVTFAFGELLRLVLLDSAAVTGGANGIAGIGPVAVPGFAFDTRASFYGLALAAALASTWALARLFKRPLGHAIDAVSDNPALAESTGLNVHRIQVLAFIGGCLLAAVGGALQSRYIGYVSPESFNTSISVGFIIMLVIGGRRSIWGPLVGAMILTPLPELFRGAVQTQHIFYGAALIVILRFLPGGLASLPARLSAGLRGRSSEERP, encoded by the coding sequence ATGAATACCTTTGTATTTCCCGCCACGGCGCGGGATGGGCGTGGTCGCGCCGGCGCCTTGGGGTTGGTGTTGTTGGCGATTCTGGCGGTGCTGCCGTGGTTCGGCGGTCCGTTCGTCCTGCACCTGGCCATCCTGACCTGCCTGAACGCGGTAATGGTCTGCGGCCTGGCCTTGATCGCGCGCTGCGGCCAGTTGTCGCTGGGGCATGCGGCCTTCGTGGCCATCGGCGCCTATGTGTCGGTGCTGGCGGACCGCTTGTGGCAGTGGTCTTTCCTGCCCTCTGCCGCGCTGGGCGCGCTGGCCGCGGGGTTGGTGGCGCTGTTGCTGGGGTGGGTGATCTTGCGCTTGCGGGGCGTGTACTTCGTCCTGGTGACGTTCGCCTTCGGTGAGCTGCTGCGGCTGGTCTTGCTGGACAGCGCGGCGGTCACGGGTGGGGCCAACGGCATCGCGGGCATCGGCCCGGTGGCCGTGCCGGGCTTCGCCTTCGATACGCGCGCCAGCTTCTACGGCCTGGCCCTGGCGGCCGCGCTCGCGTCGACCTGGGCCCTGGCACGCCTGTTCAAGCGGCCGCTGGGACACGCCATCGACGCCGTGTCGGATAACCCCGCGCTGGCCGAGTCGACGGGGCTGAACGTGCATCGCATCCAGGTGCTGGCCTTCATCGGCGGCTGCCTGCTGGCCGCGGTGGGCGGCGCCCTGCAATCGCGTTATATCGGCTATGTGTCGCCGGAGTCCTTCAACACCAGTATCTCGGTGGGCTTCATCATCATGCTGGTGATAGGCGGACGCCGTTCGATCTGGGGGCCCCTGGTGGGCGCCATGATCCTGACGCCTTTGCCCGAGCTGTTCCGCGGCGCGGTGCAGACTCAGCACATTTTCTACGGAGCGGCCTTGATCGTGATCCTGCGCTTTCTGCCGGGCGGCCTGGCCAGCCTGCCGGCGCGCCTGAGCGCGGGCTTGCGCGGCCGTTCTTCCGAGGAGCGCCCATGA